A genomic window from Fulvitalea axinellae includes:
- a CDS encoding IS701 family transposase, with protein MKRRDGFELYTDYLIASRGQATSTGLSASLDNQIPHDYFSDLLKQPDMDQKAFWKEVKSFARSIEGEEAVLSIDDCIVHKPHSSENDIVAYHFDHTVGKAVKGINSLNFLLSNTVEGQTVNCPVAYEIVHKTVKYIDKNGKEKRKSEKTKNEMVLEVLHRLNFLNKLVFRYILFDTWFTASDTLKYIHYKLKKVFVCPLKSNRNIAMSEKDKNEGKFIHVSDAPIESGQVKRVWVKGVDFPVTLAKQVFTNRDRSTAEQWLVTNGENMAFEDIVAIYQKRWKVEEFHKSLKQNTMLGKSPTKMEITQLNHIFASMIAYIKLEKLKVKEKLNHFAIKSKLYLKMIKAAMEELDALRSA; from the coding sequence ATGAAAAGGAGAGACGGATTTGAATTATACACGGATTATCTTATTGCCAGTCGAGGGCAAGCCACCTCAACAGGGCTCTCAGCATCTTTGGACAATCAGATTCCCCATGATTATTTCAGCGACCTCCTCAAGCAACCGGACATGGACCAAAAGGCTTTTTGGAAAGAGGTGAAGTCTTTCGCCAGGAGTATTGAGGGCGAAGAGGCGGTTTTGAGTATCGACGATTGCATTGTCCACAAGCCTCATTCCTCGGAAAACGACATCGTAGCTTATCATTTCGACCATACTGTAGGCAAAGCGGTCAAAGGGATCAACTCCCTTAACTTTCTTCTGAGCAATACCGTGGAAGGACAAACGGTTAACTGTCCGGTCGCTTATGAGATCGTCCACAAGACGGTGAAATACATAGACAAGAACGGGAAGGAAAAGCGTAAAAGCGAGAAAACGAAAAATGAGATGGTACTGGAAGTTTTACACCGTCTAAACTTTCTGAACAAACTGGTTTTCAGGTACATTCTTTTCGATACGTGGTTCACCGCCAGCGATACGCTGAAGTATATTCATTACAAGCTCAAGAAGGTTTTCGTTTGCCCGCTGAAGAGCAACAGGAATATAGCAATGAGCGAAAAGGACAAAAACGAGGGCAAATTCATTCACGTTTCGGATGCGCCTATTGAAAGCGGTCAAGTGAAGCGGGTGTGGGTCAAGGGAGTTGATTTTCCTGTCACGCTCGCCAAACAAGTCTTTACAAACAGGGACCGGTCGACCGCGGAACAATGGCTGGTTACCAACGGGGAGAACATGGCTTTCGAGGATATCGTAGCGATCTACCAAAAACGGTGGAAAGTCGAGGAGTTCCATAAGTCGCTCAAGCAAAACACGATGTTAGGCAAGTCTCCCACAAAGATGGAGATTACCCAATTGAACCACATCTTCGCTTCCATGATCGCCTACATAAAACTGGAAAAACTGAAGGTTAAGGAGAAGCTGAATCACTTTGCGATAAAATCAAAATTGTATTTGAAGATGATAAAGGCTGCCATGGAAGAACTTGACGCCTTGCGGTCGGCCTGA
- a CDS encoding helix-turn-helix domain-containing protein → MGAYYSHINIFERRFIAINYRAGWSVRRIATAIKRAPSTVSRELARNYFRNTYDPNLAHLLATARIHFYINHNRFKKSAKMSLNTRFYELPFPRTLIAWESDYEDYFRYNQEGFRIKENRSSSLFQLHEKPIQFFDYLEAIILLREQLKEQKSKRRSINQEAKIVAIKKEPDTQNESPGLLPNQDKDNPPIRHFAG, encoded by the coding sequence ATGGGAGCATACTATTCGCACATCAATATCTTCGAACGCCGGTTTATAGCCATAAACTACCGGGCCGGCTGGTCCGTACGGCGTATCGCCACGGCCATAAAGCGCGCGCCCTCTACCGTCAGCCGTGAACTGGCACGCAACTACTTCCGCAATACCTACGACCCGAACTTGGCTCATCTGCTGGCAACAGCCCGCATCCATTTTTATATAAACCACAACCGATTCAAGAAATCGGCGAAAATGTCCCTTAACACCAGATTCTACGAATTGCCCTTTCCCCGCACGCTTATAGCTTGGGAATCGGACTACGAGGATTATTTCCGATATAACCAAGAGGGTTTCCGCATTAAGGAAAATCGCTCCAGCTCACTGTTCCAGCTCCATGAAAAGCCAATACAGTTCTTCGATTACCTAGAGGCTATTATTTTATTGAGGGAACAGCTAAAAGAACAAAAGTCCAAACGAAGATCTATAAACCAAGAAGCCAAGATCGTTGCCATTAAAAAAGAGCCTGACACACAGAACGAATCGCCGGGTCTCCTACCAAATCAGGACAAAGACAACCCGCCCATCCGGCACTTTGCGGGATAA
- a CDS encoding glycoside hydrolase family 2 TIM barrel-domain containing protein, with the protein MRHYFLTLFCLFASITMASAQDKQIPDWENPEVFGINKLPPHAQFTVYDQKNDALADKPEKSPYYRSLNGVWKFNWAKNPDSRPADFHKTDYNTTNWANIEVPSNWELKGFGVPIYTNITYPFPKNLPNVDHAYNPVGSYKRKFTVPADWNGKQVVIHFGAVRSAMYLWVNGQKVGYSQGSKTPAEFDITKYLKSGVNDLAVEVYRWCDGSYLEDQDFWRLSGIDRDVFLTACAPISIRDFFAKTNLDNTYTNGLFDLDIELNNTGKRSGSVAVKAEIVSPAGKTVYTATRKAGVRPGKSAKLRFKTKLPKVMAWSGEYPNLYTLTLTSGEGKNKEVISQKIGFRKIEIKGGQLLVNGKAILVKGVNLHEHDERLGHVATRERMIKDLETMRQHNVNAVRLSHYPHDPLFYKLCDEYGFYLVDEANIESHGMGAEHQGWVNKGEHPAYREEWKAAHHSRIQRMLERDKNHPSVIIWSMGNECGNGPVFYEAYDWLKRRDPSRPVLFEQARENRDTDIVSPMYPLISWMEEYASCEKVERPYIMCEYSHAMGNSNGNFDKYWEIIRRSRHMQGGFIWDWVDQGLLTQDENGRQYWAYGGDLGAAHLYNDQNFCLNGLVNPDRTPHPGLMEVKKFYQSVWFEAVDATAGRFKAKNEFDFTNLNEYGFGWTMTTNGQKVGEGKFSLDIEPGKVKEFSINLPKADIRGKEVFVNLFAYAKGNRSFLPKGHEIAREQIALDTKDYFAKLQPATDAGDKGFSKEKGKEIISKDGYEIVFDTKSGSLEQISVHGQEIFVSAPEPDFWRAPIDNDFGNGMPSKMNVWRTAGKNRQLKNVKVAGNTITAVYRLPDVTADYTMTYTLLKGGAIKVTGVITRSPESPEMPRFGMKMTLPKGYDQLRYYGRGPWENYSDRKHAAHIGLYQSTVAEQYVPYARPQENGYKTDVRWVELTDKAGNGLRFEGQQPICFSALHNSTDDFDAGLTKKNRHASDITPQPFVFLNIDLNQRGLGGDDSWSRPPHKQYRLEENNYKYSYIIRPVVGKKAL; encoded by the coding sequence ATGAGACACTATTTTCTCACATTGTTCTGTCTTTTCGCTTCTATAACTATGGCCAGCGCTCAAGACAAACAGATTCCCGATTGGGAAAATCCGGAGGTATTCGGCATAAACAAACTTCCTCCCCACGCGCAGTTCACGGTTTATGACCAAAAGAACGACGCCTTGGCCGACAAGCCAGAGAAATCGCCTTATTACAGATCTCTGAACGGCGTCTGGAAATTCAACTGGGCAAAGAACCCCGACTCGCGTCCCGCAGATTTTCACAAAACGGACTACAATACCACCAACTGGGCCAATATAGAAGTGCCCTCAAACTGGGAACTCAAGGGTTTCGGCGTGCCGATTTACACCAACATCACTTACCCTTTCCCTAAGAATTTGCCAAACGTAGACCACGCTTATAATCCCGTAGGCTCATACAAGCGCAAATTCACCGTACCCGCCGACTGGAACGGCAAGCAAGTAGTAATCCACTTCGGCGCCGTGCGCTCGGCCATGTACCTTTGGGTAAACGGCCAGAAAGTAGGCTACAGCCAAGGCAGCAAGACTCCGGCCGAATTCGACATCACAAAATACCTGAAAAGCGGCGTAAACGACTTGGCCGTGGAAGTGTACCGCTGGTGCGACGGCAGTTACCTCGAAGACCAAGACTTCTGGCGCCTGAGCGGCATCGACCGCGACGTGTTCCTGACGGCCTGCGCGCCAATCTCCATCCGAGATTTTTTCGCCAAGACCAACTTGGATAACACTTACACCAATGGTCTTTTCGATCTTGATATCGAACTTAATAACACCGGCAAAAGATCGGGATCGGTGGCCGTTAAAGCCGAGATCGTTTCCCCTGCCGGAAAAACGGTTTATACCGCTACCCGCAAAGCCGGCGTAAGACCCGGAAAAAGCGCCAAACTCCGCTTCAAAACCAAGCTCCCGAAAGTAATGGCATGGAGTGGCGAGTACCCGAACCTCTACACCCTCACCCTTACGTCGGGCGAAGGAAAGAACAAAGAGGTGATCTCGCAAAAGATCGGTTTCCGCAAAATTGAAATCAAAGGCGGACAACTGCTCGTCAACGGCAAGGCCATTTTGGTAAAAGGCGTCAACCTTCACGAACACGACGAACGTCTGGGCCACGTAGCCACCCGCGAGCGCATGATCAAGGACTTGGAAACCATGCGCCAGCACAATGTAAACGCCGTGCGCCTGAGCCACTACCCTCACGACCCGCTATTCTACAAGCTCTGCGACGAATACGGATTCTACCTTGTCGACGAAGCCAATATCGAATCGCACGGTATGGGCGCCGAGCATCAGGGTTGGGTAAACAAAGGCGAGCACCCCGCTTACCGCGAAGAGTGGAAAGCCGCTCACCACAGCCGTATCCAGCGCATGTTGGAGCGTGACAAAAACCACCCGTCGGTAATCATCTGGTCTATGGGCAACGAGTGCGGCAACGGCCCCGTGTTCTACGAAGCTTACGACTGGCTCAAGCGCCGCGACCCTAGCCGTCCGGTATTGTTTGAGCAAGCCCGCGAAAACCGCGATACAGATATCGTCAGCCCGATGTACCCGCTGATCAGCTGGATGGAGGAATACGCTTCGTGCGAAAAGGTGGAGCGCCCTTATATCATGTGCGAATACTCGCACGCCATGGGCAACAGCAACGGTAACTTTGACAAGTACTGGGAAATCATCCGCAGATCGCGCCATATGCAGGGCGGATTTATCTGGGATTGGGTAGACCAAGGCCTTCTGACCCAAGACGAAAACGGACGCCAATACTGGGCTTACGGCGGAGACTTGGGAGCCGCCCACCTTTATAACGACCAAAACTTCTGCCTCAACGGTTTGGTAAATCCCGACCGCACGCCGCACCCCGGTCTGATGGAAGTGAAGAAATTCTACCAATCGGTTTGGTTCGAAGCCGTTGACGCTACCGCCGGACGCTTCAAGGCCAAAAACGAATTCGATTTCACCAACCTGAACGAATACGGCTTCGGGTGGACCATGACCACCAATGGCCAGAAAGTAGGCGAAGGAAAGTTCAGCCTGGATATCGAACCCGGAAAGGTAAAAGAGTTTTCGATCAACCTTCCGAAAGCCGATATCCGAGGCAAAGAGGTATTCGTAAACCTGTTCGCCTACGCAAAGGGCAACCGTTCTTTCCTTCCTAAAGGACATGAGATCGCCCGCGAGCAAATCGCGCTCGACACAAAAGACTACTTCGCAAAGCTTCAGCCCGCAACCGACGCCGGCGACAAAGGCTTCAGCAAAGAAAAAGGCAAGGAGATCATTTCCAAAGACGGTTACGAGATCGTCTTCGACACCAAGTCAGGAAGCTTGGAACAAATCAGCGTTCACGGCCAAGAGATTTTCGTAAGCGCTCCCGAGCCGGATTTCTGGCGCGCGCCTATCGACAACGACTTCGGCAACGGCATGCCTAGCAAAATGAACGTGTGGCGCACCGCCGGAAAGAACCGCCAGCTGAAAAACGTAAAGGTAGCGGGCAATACCATCACGGCCGTTTATCGTCTGCCGGATGTCACCGCCGACTACACTATGACATACACACTCCTGAAAGGTGGCGCCATAAAAGTGACCGGCGTAATTACCCGCTCACCTGAAAGTCCGGAGATGCCGCGCTTCGGAATGAAGATGACCCTGCCGAAAGGCTACGACCAACTGCGCTACTACGGCCGCGGACCTTGGGAAAACTACTCGGACCGTAAACACGCCGCGCATATCGGCCTTTACCAATCGACAGTGGCCGAGCAATACGTACCGTACGCGCGCCCGCAGGAAAACGGCTACAAAACCGACGTACGCTGGGTAGAGCTCACCGACAAAGCCGGCAACGGCCTGCGCTTCGAAGGCCAACAACCGATCTGCTTCAGCGCCCTGCACAACAGCACCGACGATTTCGACGCCGGCCTGACCAAGAAAAACCGTCACGCCTCCGATATCACCCCGCAGCCTTTCGTGTTCCTGAACATCGACCTGAACCAAAGGGGCCTCGGCGGCGACGACAGCTGGAGCCGACCACCGCACAAGCAATACCGCTTGGAGGAAAACAACTACAAGTACAGCTACATCATCCGTCCGGTAGTGGGGAAAAAAGCGCTTTGA
- a CDS encoding sialidase family protein, with protein MKKIFIFLSLLAGIGCSSPKTVPVQSDFEALKPGKLREFADNSGKWKMLDDFIHPVNWSVASGKSALLFPSGKEKTLEFVPTTPQECYSLGFTARRLVNKGPFSVDVLCHDGKKWNTAGHVGDEMQTGFTDYIFPLTQRVEKVRFVVTTPSGSGVIIDDFFMLRNSPMQIDSVSVTHHQVPVLKGKATNNLGLITVYTQGVKEVRKMTELAIELTEPTRLEDIESMALYYSGVSARMDGAKLLASAPTPAKSLAFACDQELRHGKNHFWISAKLKNNADILHKIKVNVTSVKLDGDAFDFSENKKHQPQRLGIAIKQAGEDGVPIYRIPGLATTNKGTLIAVYDVRRDVIKNMSSDLPNPVDVGMQRSEDGGRTWSPMQVVMDMGNDDEEGAFGNGIGDPAILVDKTTGTIWVMATWSHGDNAWAGSGKGLTKKETGQLILVKSDDDGKTWSKPINITRQVKKPDWHYLLQGPGRGITMKDGTIVFAAQYQDGTKKRIPFSTIIYSKDHGKTWKIENGPLANTTEAQVVELEPGTLMLNMRDNRNRGEKGDKNGRAIFITKDLGKTWTEHPTSHGALKEPTCMASLHKQILGGREVLYFSNPDSKYSRDHITIKASKDFGKTWKKENQVLLDELRGAGYSCLTDVGEKYVGILYESSQAHLIYQLIPVSEILN; from the coding sequence ATGAAAAAGATTTTCATTTTTCTCTCTCTGCTGGCCGGTATTGGTTGCTCATCTCCCAAAACCGTCCCCGTACAATCCGATTTTGAAGCACTGAAGCCCGGAAAGCTTCGTGAGTTCGCTGACAATTCGGGCAAATGGAAAATGCTCGACGATTTTATCCATCCGGTTAATTGGTCGGTGGCTTCCGGTAAATCCGCATTATTGTTTCCTAGCGGTAAGGAAAAAACGCTCGAATTCGTACCAACAACTCCTCAAGAGTGTTACTCTTTGGGATTCACCGCCCGGCGATTGGTCAACAAAGGCCCCTTTTCTGTCGATGTGCTCTGCCACGACGGAAAAAAATGGAACACCGCCGGGCACGTCGGCGACGAAATGCAAACGGGTTTTACCGACTATATTTTCCCCTTAACCCAAAGGGTGGAGAAAGTCCGCTTTGTAGTAACCACACCAAGCGGTTCCGGCGTCATCATCGACGACTTCTTTATGCTCCGCAACTCGCCTATGCAGATTGATTCCGTTAGCGTTACGCATCACCAAGTGCCTGTATTAAAGGGCAAGGCGACTAATAATCTCGGTCTTATAACCGTCTATACCCAAGGTGTAAAAGAAGTGCGAAAAATGACGGAATTGGCCATTGAGCTTACTGAGCCTACCCGTCTGGAAGATATCGAGTCCATGGCGCTTTATTATTCCGGAGTTTCGGCCCGTATGGATGGCGCTAAGCTTTTGGCTTCAGCTCCCACCCCGGCAAAAAGCTTGGCTTTCGCTTGCGACCAAGAACTTCGGCACGGCAAGAACCATTTCTGGATCAGCGCCAAGCTGAAAAATAATGCCGATATTCTACATAAGATAAAGGTAAATGTCACTTCCGTAAAGCTGGACGGCGACGCTTTTGATTTTTCCGAAAATAAAAAACACCAACCTCAACGCCTCGGTATCGCCATAAAGCAGGCGGGCGAAGACGGTGTGCCGATCTACAGAATCCCCGGATTGGCCACAACCAATAAAGGAACGCTTATAGCCGTTTACGATGTCCGACGCGACGTAATCAAGAACATGAGTTCCGACCTGCCCAACCCTGTGGACGTAGGAATGCAACGTAGCGAAGACGGCGGAAGGACTTGGAGCCCGATGCAAGTGGTCATGGATATGGGCAACGACGACGAGGAAGGCGCTTTCGGAAACGGCATCGGCGATCCGGCCATTCTTGTTGACAAAACAACGGGAACCATCTGGGTAATGGCCACTTGGAGCCACGGCGACAACGCTTGGGCCGGCTCCGGCAAGGGCCTCACCAAAAAGGAAACCGGCCAGCTCATTCTGGTAAAGAGCGACGACGACGGAAAAACTTGGTCAAAACCGATCAACATCACCCGCCAAGTCAAAAAACCGGACTGGCATTATCTACTGCAAGGACCGGGAAGGGGCATCACGATGAAAGACGGAACGATTGTCTTCGCAGCGCAATACCAGGACGGCACCAAGAAGCGGATACCGTTCTCGACAATCATCTACAGCAAAGATCACGGCAAGACTTGGAAGATCGAAAACGGTCCGTTGGCCAATACCACCGAAGCCCAAGTGGTGGAACTGGAGCCCGGCACCCTGATGCTGAACATGCGCGACAACCGCAACCGCGGAGAAAAAGGCGACAAAAACGGGCGAGCGATATTTATAACAAAAGATTTGGGCAAAACCTGGACCGAGCATCCTACATCGCACGGGGCGCTGAAAGAACCGACTTGTATGGCCAGCCTTCACAAACAAATTCTCGGAGGCAGGGAAGTGCTGTATTTCTCAAATCCGGATTCGAAATACAGCCGTGACCATATCACCATAAAAGCCTCGAAGGACTTCGGTAAGACTTGGAAAAAAGAGAACCAAGTCCTGCTCGACGAACTTAGAGGGGCCGGTTACTCTTGCCTCACGGACGTTGGCGAGAAATACGTCGGAATTCTCTACGAATCCAGCCAAGCGCATTTGATTTACCAACTTATCCCCGTCTCGGAAATTCTCAATTAA